The Naumovozyma dairenensis CBS 421 chromosome 1, complete genome genomic interval GTATATTTAAAACCATCCAAAAACAACTAAGAATAGTCACAAAAGTATATCAAAGCAACCATTagtaaaatataaaatggAATAGTTTCTTATTCACATATTGGCTGGGCATTGACCTCCTTTAGAGCAACCTTGTTCGCATGATGTTCCCTTGTATCTGTGAGCTTCACCACAACTCTCACAATTATGTTCGTGAGTATCTTTAGCACATGGGCAATTAGCGTTACAACCACATGAGGAACCTCCGCAGTTTTTAGAACATTGGCAGGAATCAGAACATGCTGCACAATCGTTGttgaaattcaataattctgTAAGACCCattttctattttctttcttagtTTATTTACTATAGCTTGTTCTTTTTAATGTTACGtttttccaaatatatGATTGAAAAGATATCAGAAATGGTACCTTTGTTGATTGTAAAAATCATATCCTTTTATAgccattttgaaatattggTTATTGGATATTCTTCTGATAAAAGATCATAATTCTATGGTGTACCTTTCTCCTGTAATTGCATTATGTTCTACGTAATAGGAGTTGCTAGATTCAGTTTTTTTTCTCAAGTTAGTGTGACGCTGAAAGGGTTGACAGAGCATTTCTTATTTTAATAACGTAGTAAACACGCGAATCGCCTACGTAGTTAGCTTAAGAAGTTTCTAAAAAGAGGAGAAAAAGTTGCACCATTTTCTCAAATAAGTAAGAGGATTCAACTTACTATCTATTTAGGTTCTTTAAGCTTCATTCGGATGTTCGGTAGGCGTAGTTGCGCAAAACAGCTATACATTTCAAAAAGTCATAAGGAAGTGCACCGAAACCCCTTATCCTCTCCTATACATAGTTGTTTGGAAACTTTTCATAATAACGCTGATCGAaagcaataataattgaaCCCGTACATATGTTAAATATAATGtgatataataattaacCTATTGAAATTACGTAGGAAAATATGGCCAGACAATCATATTTAGATCGGCTGCAAGATAGTATCCTTTTGTTATTATCCATTATGGGAGATAAAACGGAAATATGAACGAAGTATATATTGAGACGATACAATAAACAATACTTGTCATTACTTGGTAGTTAAGACCAAATGTTCTCCCAACCAAGAAGATGGTATTATCCATATCTTATGAAGTACGTAGTTACTTGGGCCATATTTCCTTCCCGGTTTTCTTTCCATTGTTCTTGGCATGTTCGTTCGTTAGTAGAAGGTGCGTACAGGAACGAAAACATGAAATTCTTAAACCACGAGATCTTGAAATATGTAGCCAAGAAATGAAACACAACAAAACTTGATCCATGGAATTCAACGGTAATAGACAGCAGACCTTATTTCAATACAATCGTTTTTATTAGTACTTTGTATGCGTTTATCTGATCCAATCAATAAAGCAtgtttcttaataatataagTAGCCAAAAACTGCTGAATACCATACTATTGCTATCGATTTTCCAGATTGGTCTCATTGCTTGTTCACCAAgcaacaaaaataaaaatgatggTAATAGTATTAGCCCACCAAGTACAAATCCTGAGAAACCAGATTTATTTTGTGCTGTTATGAACCCAAGTACAGGATCATATATCGATCTTTCTCATCTATCGTCTACACCGAACAAATCCAGGGATAATACAAAAGTACATAAAAACAGCAATG includes:
- the NDAI0A08000 gene encoding uncharacterized protein (ancestral locus Anc_3.376), producing MGLTELLNFNNDCAACSDSCQCSKNCGGSSCGCNANCPCAKDTHEHNCESCGEAHRYKGTSCEQGCSKGGQCPANM